Genomic window (Bombyx mori chromosome 9, ASM3026992v2):
ATCCAGCTTGTTCCTGCGGGATCTGCCAGTCCAAATAGTAACGAATCCTGCTGTTTATTACATGCAAAAGAACTTTGCTAGCGTGAGAGATGAGGGCCAGGGTGCGGTAATTATCACATTTTCTAGTTGAACCTTTCTTGTGCAGTGGGATAATTACAGACCGCGTCCAGTTTTTGGGCCATTCACCGTTTTGCCATACGTGATTGCAAATCTTATGGAGTACATCCAAGCCATTGTCCCCAAGAGCCTTGAGGATCTCCGATGTGATATCGTCAGGTCCGGGAGCCTTCTTTGATTTGAGCCGGTCGATTGCACCCGTTACCTCTGATCTCAGAATATTAGGCTCCAATTCAAGATCTTTCCAGTCGAACCGGCTTTCGGTAGATTCATGGGGAGCTTTATAGAGTTGCTCACAGTAGCCACGCCAGCGTTCCGTGATTTCGTGCAGTTCATGCAGTGGTAGTCCTTCAGAGTTTTCTATGACCCAAGATTTGGGCTTGAATTTTCTACTTAGCAGACGGACTTTCTTGAACAGATCTGAAGTTTGCAGCTTTAGCGCGTGTGATTCCACCTCTCGACATATGcccataataaatttatttttgtctctGCGGCATTCTCTTTGGACTGCTTTACAAATCTCAGAGTATTCCCTACGTATCTCAGGATTCTGTAGGCCTCTGACTTTGACATCTTTTCTGCGCTGGATTAGGCTCCATGTTTGGTCTGTTATCCATGTGGATCTCCTGGGATCTTTTTCTCTTTGAGAGGTAACATCTACAAGGGcatcatttattttactttccAGATTCATCCACATAGATTCTGCATCCTCCGTCAGTGATAAAGGGGATTTGACAAGCTTTGTTTCAATCAAATTCCGAAAATGAGCTTCTTCTATTGGATTTAGTGATCTAGGTTTGAGTCGTGAGTTTTGGTGGACAGCTTTAAGCCGGAGGAGTCATGGACAGAgaaaccaccattttactgacattatatttcatcccagttgattaatgtctcggattaatcatcttcatttcacttgatctcatttcatttcactcattatcatttttcataaaaataagaatttaaattaaataaaacgtcacctaaaagtcttagttaccaggtcataaaatcccttaaaaaaataataatgataaagatAAAGTGATAAACGTAAGCAAAGCAATGTGCGTGTGCGTAATAATTTtctaacattttttaataattagcacAAGTTATcattatgcataattaaatgCATACTCAAATAAAAACTCCAatacaataacttaaatatgtCTATAAATTTCTTCCAATGGTTTagtattgaaaattaaatattttgactAGATAAGATGAGTTTAGAATCCATAAAATATACTAGAGGTAGTCTAGAGATCTTAGATCAATTATTATTGCCTTTACAAACGAGATATATCAAAGTGCGAGGTGTTGAGGATGGTtggaaagtaataaataaaatgcaggTGAGTTAAATGTCCATTCAATTAACAAGAACAACAgtaaaagttattattattattactacagacattaatattaaatatatctcACAGCGTTCATTgtacaaaaatgtaataatagtaCACTACTTTAGCTGCATGATGTAATTTATAAGTCAAAAATtactgtctcaaggtgggtgttgtctaagggcttcagtaaccaattAGGGCAATGATAATATTTGTGCATCTAAAAATGCTTTAGATCCACAAATATTATCATTGCCTTTAAATTGTATTCGATATACTGTTCCACTATCGATTCTACTATTATAGATTCAATCTCAATCAATTAAACCACTTTATGCCATGTTAATAACAATTGTACTTTGTAACAATGATAAGATCCTAATGAAAAACTACAATGAATAATGCTCAGTATAatatcatataaaaatatatttcaggtCCGTGGAGCACCAGCCATAGCCATAGTGGGTTGCTTATCACTAGCCGTTGAATTATCACCTGACAATGaatcttcaaaaaaaaacatgaggcAAGAGGTCAGAATGTTTGACTTCATCATACTGATAACATTTTATAAAGGAAATAGCTTTGTAAACTAACCTAACATTCCATATCTTTAGAAAATCAATTAAGTCACAGTTACACAATTTCAACACTGTCTAAAAATTAAAGCAGGATCACAATGAAAATAACTCACTTTGTTTCATATGTATTCACTGTCGTAATTATCTCTTTGCACTGGAGAAGCATCAATATGATGCTCGACAATTTATTGCAGATTGTACTGGTGGACTATCACCATTATTAAATGATTTCCAGCTCTAAGCCAGCATGGCTTTTTGATATCTCTGCTCCTTTCTACTATGAACCAATGCTCACAGTTTGAAGGGCAGCACTTGTATCAATATAAAAGAGACTTCAATCTTACACACATCAATATACAATCCAATGCATCAGTGTAAATGTCATCAATGTATGTAATGTCTGGTTTTCATTTTTTGGTTCTCATTGTCCGTATCTACAGTCTATGATAACTGCTTCACACTAGGTAAGCTATCCATCTTTTAGGCAAATAAGACTGATGGGGATTTTATTACAACAGACACAGAAAAGCAACACAAAAACTATCATTActcatattaaatattttcttcagGTGTGTAGAGTACATTAGTATGTTTCTAAAATTGAATAATGTTGCTATTTACAGATCGAAGGTAAACTTAACTATCTGGTGTCTGCCAGGCCAACagctgtaaatataaaattggcAGCTGATGAGCTGATAAATTTGGCAAATACACTTTGTGCTGACGACAGTATTTCAGCTGAAATTTTTAAAGAAAGGTTTGTTTTGATAATGttatctttgattttttttatattttgtttttattgttaataattagTTCTAAATTAAGATTACTGCTGTTTAGAAGACATGGTCTTTTAGACCGGAATTGGTGTTTACATTATGCATTTGCTAACTATATCTTTTCTTTGTTAATTCAAAAATGGGTGAACACAGTTCCGGTCTCCAGTTTGTATGTGTTCCTTGTACTATGGATCGTAAACATATCATAAAATCCAGAGATCACCTTGAGACCAAAGACCAGTCTCAATATAACATATATCTCTCTACGAACGAATCAAAAAAGCCTAAAGAGTTATTTTTCAAGGCAGAAAAGGATGAGATAgtcatatattatatgtattttttatcttaTCTCCAATATTTTTTAGAGTAGCAATGTTTGCTGCCATGGCAGAAGATATATTAGGAGATATATTTTCATAATGCTATTGTACACATTAAAACTGGTTCAtttagaattataatttttttctaaggcTGTATATTTCAGGTTTATAGGTAGCATAGAGGATATGCTCACTAAAGATATACATGATAACAAAGCAATAGGAAGTTTTGGATGTGaagctatattaaaaaatatagatgGTGATAGTCCAGTCAGAGTGCTTACACACTGTAATACAGGATCCTTAGCTACAGCCGGATATGGCACTGCTTTAGGAGTTATCAGATCATTACATGCCACTAAAAGATtaggtaaatattttttgtaggtaTTTTAtgcacttttttaatttatttttttgatgggtggatgagctcacggcctaccctttgttaaatggttacccgagtccatagatatctacagtgtaaatgacgccacccactttgagatatgagttctaaggtctcagtatagttacaacggctgccccacccttcaaaccgaaacgcattactacttcatatatagaaataggcagggtggtggtacctctcATGTGGACTCAAGACGTCCTACACGAGTAAATCCTACAATAACTAATGTCATAAAAATTCACAGAGCATGTCTTCTGCACTGAGACAAGGCCATATAATCAAGGAGCAAGACTGACTGCGTATGAACTAGTCCACGAGAAAATCCCTTCTACATTAATTGTAGATAGTATGGTCTCTGCTCTTATGCACACCAGGAAAATACATGCAGTCATTGTTGGTGCTGACAGGGTAAGTGAACATGTATTTGTAAGCATGTGgacttttcatttttcaatgcACTAagcatacaataaataaatgtagcaTTAGGGATGATGGTCGAATTTCAATTATTGACTGAAGATTAGTAAATATGTAGTTATACATAAATATCTACTGGTAAAAACAACAATTCAATTATTAGTTTAAGTGAATATTGATCGATTGTTAGATAATCAGATTAAATAATCGAAACTTCCACTTCTAGTCAGTAATAACCAACATATTTATACTTATATCACAGTGATTATAACTACCTTGATACTGCTGAATACAAATCTGTAAGTATTACCTTAATACTCCGATGTTTCAACAGAATCAATATTGATCTGAACTCTAATCGAAACTAAAAAGATATTCTAGTTTAAGTTCATAATTTTGTCTCTGAAAACAGGTTGCCGCTAATGGGGATACAGCAAATAAAATTGGAACGTATCAAATAGCTATTGTAGCAAAATATCATGATGTACCCTTCTACGTAGCGGCTCCGCTCACATCCATAGACATGTCTTTACCATAtggagaaaaaattaaaattgaagaaCGGCCCGATAGGGAAATGACTCATATCGGAGAACATAGAATAGCTGCACCaggtaatgtatttttttttattctttaaaatataGTTGGTTTCATAGTTCCATTATCAACAGCAAAACAAAAGGAATGTTGATGTCACAAAATTTCCCAtgtcttaattatttattatgatacAGAATCAAAGGATTAAATTAGCAAAATGGGTGTAGGATTAAATCACAACAGAACATTTTATTGGattcataaaatacaatttctGGGATATTAACATACATTTTTTGGCAATATATATAATAAGCTCCCGGCCTATCTGCTGTTATAATATaagcaaatatatatatatatatatataataaatataagcaaCATGTGAGTAAGGGAAtgtgaagtctcaattgtacacATTAATGGTTTCCATAAGTATAAAATGAAAGCTGTACCTCAATAAACAGGCTTTATATTGAATCTTTTATTTCTACACCACAGATACaataaattagattttaaaatatttccagtcttatcatttcaatttagtaaGTTTATACATCTTAGAGTTCATCTATTAATTTACAGGCATAAATTGCTGGAACCCTTCATTTGACGTAACACCGGCATCTCTAATAGCAGGCATCATAACTGAAAAAGGTGTATTTGCTCCTGACAATCTAAAAAGTGTTAAAACCACGTAACGGTAAAAAATACTAtaacataatacatatataaacgcgagattacttcgtaaaagtagttttaattatgccttcgactcgtgaaaaccgaagaaaataatataCACGTATATAAGACGTTCCTGTAACCTAagtgtaattaataatttaagctCAAAATCAAATTAACATCTAATGTTGTAAAAGTCTTAATCAAAgccaaattttataataaagtgATTATCGAAAATTTAagtcatattttttaattaaataataaaacggcaagcgcgccgtgggcagaacacgagccagatggtcagatcagtgtgcttagtgcgagtgttttaacgttctcgatagcgtaaaaatgACTAgaatttgtatgtttgtattggtggtaggacctcctgtgagtccgcgcgggtgggtaccaccgccctgcctatttctgccgtgaagcagtaatgcgtttcggtttgaagggtggggcagccgttgtaactatactgagaccatagaacttatatctcaaggtgggtggcgcatttacgttgtggatgtctatgggctccagtaaccacttaacaccaggtgggctgtgagctcgtccacccatgtaagcaataaataaaaaaaatgcaatttggacagcgcccctagcggcaaacgtaggcaaatgcTCGAactccaagttttttttttttcgggtcggtgatcgaacctcctacgaggtccccgcgcctagggggcgcgcggggtatggtAGACTTCACGATCAGCAAAGTGTTGGGAGCAGattgcgggcccaaggaattttggGGCCCCATcgactaaacgactcccctgcactcttacacccgacgtccgatctccgtccggggtcaaaacctgGTCAGAGTTCccgtggtcaacactacaaccagacacgcggcgccaccccgaggacgcttgaccgacgggtcgtcgaggcgatagtcgacgaccaacgacatcggtctccgcggtacggcggccctaccaggccgcccgggcgatgccactggtgttccgggataccccgctgggccagaaccagcctgccgggtcggaacgcgatacaccgccgaccgggttgatACAAGtctgagctaacttttacgctatcgaaaacgttaaaaaactcgcactgagcacactggtTAAGAAAGCGGTTGGTGATCGTCTATACCGTGCGGTCCGTACCACCCATGACCGAAAACTATGAACCTTCACGAaatgtcgtcgtcgtggcctaaaggataagacatccggtgcattcgtatctagcgatgcatcagtgttcgaatcccgcaggcgggtaccaatttttctaatgaaatatatacttaacaaatgttcacgattgactgcaacggtgaaggaataacatcgagtaataaaaa
Coding sequences:
- the LOC733082 gene encoding methylthioribose-1-phosphate isomerase (The RefSeq protein has 4 substitutions, 2 frameshifts and aligns at 99% coverage compared to this genomic sequence), producing the protein MSLESIKYTRGSLEILDQLLLPLQTRYIKVRGVEDGWKVINKMQVRGAPAIAIVGCLSLAVELSPDNESSKKNMRQEIEGKLNYLVSARPTAVNIKLAADELINLANTLCADDSISAEIFKERFIGSIEDMLTKDIHDNKAIGSLGCEAILKNIDGDSPVRVLTHCNTGSLATAGYGTALGVIRSLHATKRLEHVFCTETRPYNQGARLTAYELVHEKIPSTLMVDSMVSALMHTRKIHAVIVGADRVAANGDTANKMGTYQIAIVAKYHDVPFYVAAPLTSIDMSLPYGEKIKIEERPDREMTHIGEHRIAAPGINCWNPSFDVTPASLIAGIITEKGVFAPDHLKSVKXHVTGKKYYNIIHI